In bacterium CG_4_10_14_0_2_um_filter_33_32, the genomic window ACCGCTTCGGCTTGTGTTAAGTCAATTCGCCCAGACAAAAAAGCTCTTTCAGTAAATTCTCCCGGCTTGGCCATTCTTACACCCTCTTCTAGTATTCTTTTCAAAATAATATTAGCTGTTATGTAGCCCCCGTGGCATTGGATTTCAATTATGTCTTCCATTGTATATGTATTCGGTTTTTTAAAATAAACAGATAAGACTTCGTCTATAGTTTCACTTTTTTTATCTAAAATTTTGCCATAAATAAGTTTGTGGGTTTCGAATTTGTTTTTATCATCTTTTGCTTTAAAAATTTTTTTAAGGATGGGCAAGCTTTTGTTGCCGCTTATCCTAACAATGGCAATGCCCGCATTACCAAATGCTGTAGAAATAGCTGTTATTGTATCTGTAAATTTCATACTAAGCTCCTAAATAAAATTATACCCTAATAAAAGGGTATAACAATTGAGTCTAAATAATTTTTTTCGATATTTTATTCGCTGGCTTTTCCTGTTTTAGGCTTTATAATTATGCCTCTTTCGGGTTCTTCTCCATAACTCTCAGTCTCTACACCAGAAACTTCGCTTACAGCCATATGAACAAGCCTTCTCTTATAAGATGACATAGGTTTTAATGCTTCTGCTCTATTATTTTGCTTAACAATCTCTGCCATATTTTTGACAAATTCTTTAAGTTTATCTTCTTCTTTTCCTCTATAATCTTCGATGTCTAGTATTATAGTAGGAAAATTTTCACCTTTTAAATCTTTGAATATTAAAGAGCGTAAAATATGCTGTAAAGCCCGTAAATTTTCACCCTGAAAACCTATTAATAGAGCAGCATCTGTTTTTGAAAGATTTACGTAAAAAATTTGCTGATTTTCTTTGATGGATATGTCTGCATCAATTTGCAATAATGCTAGTAAATCTTCGAGTCTTTTTTTGATTATTTCTTTGGTATCCATTTTAAAAACCTTTATTTTTAAGATTGGGGTGATTTAATTTGTGACTCTTTGTTTATCTGTTTATCTATAAAATACTGCTGGGTAATTGCAAACAAGGTTGTCACAACCCAATAGATTGATAAAGCGGACGGAAGAGTAAGTGTAAAGAAAAACGTTAATACAGGGAAAATAAGCATCATGGTATTCATGCTGGCTTGTTCTGGCGAAGCATTTTTAGATATCATCATTTTAGATTGTACAAACTGAGTAACTGCAGCAATAATTGGTAAAATTATTAGATATCCAACGTTGGGATTTATTGTTAAATCTAAAAACCCGAAGGCTGTTGTATTTATAACTGTTCCATTCAGAAGAGATTTAATTGGCCCGTATAAAGGGAAGCCACTCTTTAAGCCGCTTTTGAAAACAACAAACAAACCTATTAAAAAAGGAAGCTGAAACAAGGTTGGGAGACAAGAAGAAAATGGGCTTATACCTTTTTGTTTATATAAGGAAAGCATTTCTTTAGTTTGCCTTTCTTTGTCGTCTTTGTATTTTTCTCTGATCTTATCAACCTCGGGCTGTAGTTTTTGTAATGCCAGCCGTGATTTTTCTGCTTTTGTGGATTGCTTGATAAGTAAAACCCTCACTAAAAGTGTCAAGAGAATTACAGCAACCCCCATATCTTTTGCAAAAGCAAAAAAGAAAATAAGAATATTATATAAAGGTACATATATTAAATTTTTCATAATCTCATTCATTTTGTATAAACTGCCTTTCTTTTTTATTCTTCTGTAAGTTTAATATAAATTAGCAAAAACTAATAATAATACAGAAAGTGTCAAAATGTAAAGCAAGATTAAAGCTAGACCGTAAAAAAAATGTTTTGATGTTGCGTTGTCTATCTTGTCAAATCCGCCTCTTGACCATGGATTACACCTGTTTATTCGATAAAAACCTAAAACACTTCCTTTTAAAGCCCCGTATTTATCAATAGCATCAATAGCATATTGGGAACAACTTGGCACAAAACGACAATAGCCATTGGGGAAAAATCTCGAAAAAAAACTATGATCCGGCGATATTATCCTTTGATAGATTTTTATTACACCTACAAATAACTTTTTAACCATTGGTTAAGCCTGCTCTTTTGAATAAATTTGCAATTTCCTGCCTCATGTCCTGAAAATTTAATGCTTTACTAGAAGGATTTGCAGTTAGAACAATATCTAAATTATTTTTAATATCCGGCAATATTTCTCTTACAAGTTCCCTGATTCTTCTTTTAAGCTGATTTCTTTCTACACTTTTAGCAGAAACTTTACGGCCGACTACAACACCTACCCTAATCTTTTTTAATTTACTGTGCTGGTACCTTAAAGAAAAAAATGGACTATTTATTTTACCCCCCTTATAAACCCTCTGAAAATCTTTTTCTTTTTTGAGTCTGTTTTCTTGAGAAAGCATCTTATGCCGACAACTTAACTCTTTTTTTCTGTCTTCTTCTTTTTAAAACATTTCTACCGGATGTAGTAGACATTCGCTTTCTAAAACCGTGGTCTTTCTTTGCTTTTCTTGTTTTTGGCTGATAGGTCTTTTTTGGCATTTTCTTCCTAAATTTAAATTATTTTATGTTTACATTGTAACAGATATAGTCAGTTTTAGGAATATCTTGAAAGGTGTGGATAAGTTTGTTAGTATAAAGAGACACTGTGGAATGCTTTTTATACTGCGAAAGTTAAGCCACTT contains:
- a CDS encoding membrane protein insertion efficiency factor YidD translates to MVKKLFVGVIKIYQRIISPDHSFFSRFFPNGYCRFVPSCSQYAIDAIDKYGALKGSVLGFYRINRCNPWSRGGFDKIDNATSKHFFYGLALILLYILTLSVLLLVFANLY
- the rnpA gene encoding ribonuclease P protein component, yielding MLSQENRLKKEKDFQRVYKGGKINSPFFSLRYQHSKLKKIRVGVVVGRKVSAKSVERNQLKRRIRELVREILPDIKNNLDIVLTANPSSKALNFQDMRQEIANLFKRAGLTNG
- a CDS encoding 50S ribosomal protein L34, which codes for MPKKTYQPKTRKAKKDHGFRKRMSTTSGRNVLKRRRQKKRVKLSA